The proteins below come from a single Streptomyces sp. M92 genomic window:
- the lat gene encoding L-lysine 6-transaminase: protein MNAHEPRSDLAASGTSPLAAREVHSTLARHVLVDGYDLVVDLSASSGSRLVDAVTGTSYLDLFSFFASAPLGINPPCIVDDPEFLRELGAAAVNKPSNPDIYSVPYARFVDTFARVLGDPRLPHLFFVDGGALAVENALKVAFDWKAQKLGLDEREVGDLQVLHLERSFHGRSGYTMSLTNTEPAKTDRFPKFAWPRIPVPALRHPMADHSTANQDAERRALEAARAAFRAADGKIACFVAEPIQGEGGDNHLSAGFLQAMQRLCHEHDALFVLDEVQSGCGLTGTAWAYQQLDVQPDVVAFGKKTQVCGVMAGGRVEEVPGNVFAVSSRISSTWGGNLADMVRATRILETIEGTRLLDQVVRHGTYLLEGLASLAAKYPEYSNARGRGLMCAIDLPDAARRDDVLRRMYQEHHVIALPCGERSLRLRPALTISESEIDQALDALAQSVESPTT from the coding sequence ATGAATGCACATGAGCCTCGGTCCGACCTCGCCGCCTCGGGAACGTCCCCCCTGGCGGCACGTGAAGTGCACAGTACGCTTGCGCGTCACGTGCTTGTGGACGGCTACGACCTGGTGGTCGATCTTTCCGCGAGTTCGGGAAGCCGACTTGTCGACGCCGTCACGGGGACAAGTTATCTCGACCTTTTTTCCTTCTTCGCATCGGCGCCGCTCGGAATCAATCCGCCCTGCATTGTCGACGACCCGGAATTCTTGCGGGAACTTGGTGCGGCAGCTGTGAACAAGCCGTCCAACCCTGACATTTACTCGGTTCCCTACGCCAGGTTTGTCGATACCTTCGCCCGGGTGCTCGGAGACCCTCGGCTGCCGCATCTGTTCTTCGTGGACGGCGGGGCGCTCGCCGTGGAGAACGCGCTCAAGGTCGCGTTCGACTGGAAGGCGCAGAAGCTGGGCCTCGACGAGCGGGAGGTGGGCGATCTCCAGGTACTGCATCTCGAGCGGTCGTTCCACGGGCGCAGTGGCTACACCATGTCGCTGACGAACACCGAGCCGGCGAAGACGGACAGGTTCCCCAAGTTCGCCTGGCCCCGCATCCCGGTACCCGCCCTGCGTCACCCCATGGCCGATCACTCCACCGCCAACCAGGACGCCGAACGGCGGGCGCTGGAGGCCGCGAGGGCGGCGTTCCGCGCAGCGGACGGCAAGATCGCCTGCTTCGTCGCGGAGCCGATCCAGGGCGAGGGCGGCGACAACCACCTCAGCGCCGGCTTCCTCCAGGCGATGCAGCGGCTCTGCCACGAGCACGACGCACTGTTCGTGCTCGACGAGGTCCAGAGCGGCTGCGGCCTCACCGGCACCGCGTGGGCCTACCAGCAGCTGGACGTGCAGCCCGACGTGGTGGCGTTCGGCAAGAAGACCCAGGTCTGCGGTGTCATGGCCGGTGGCCGTGTCGAGGAGGTCCCCGGCAACGTCTTCGCCGTCTCCTCCCGCATCAGCTCCACCTGGGGCGGCAACCTCGCCGACATGGTCCGGGCCACTCGGATCCTGGAGACGATCGAGGGCACGCGGCTCCTGGACCAGGTCGTGCGCCACGGCACGTATCTCCTGGAGGGCCTGGCGTCCCTGGCCGCCAAGTACCCCGAGTACTCCAACGCCCGCGGGCGGGGCCTGATGTGCGCGATCGACCTTCCGGATGCCGCGCGGCGTGACGACGTGCTGCGCCGCATGTACCAGGAACACCATGTCATCGCTCTGCCTTGCGGCGAGCGCAGCCTCAGGCTCCGCCCCGCGCTGACGATCAGCGAGAGCGAGATCGATCAGGCCCTTGACGCGCTGGCGCAGAGCGTCGAATCGCCGACCACCTGA